In the genome of Desulfobaccales bacterium, one region contains:
- a CDS encoding phage major capsid protein, producing the protein MALALDELNATTQEWWESGAQDIFYKGNVLIGTMLKDAKKWDGGTKIRQVLDYGQPMGGDFNATSVFNTNKVSTMTAATWTPGYYYEPVVYDIDDSVQNAGIAQEVDIVNTKLNKAAKHIRYNLAYDLYNSTGYGTSGRKLVGLLGMISASATYGNIAVADLAEWVAGYANSTAAPITFNIVDTLLTNCMVGDDAGDEPNLLVTTRTMFSSLRSQTLPHLRLEHGDLADMGFKNIDYLGNPIVRDYMCPAGYLFGLNKNYMGFRVHKDYNFKKTPWEKPIGQEKYAMYIEVVLQMICKRRDAHGYKSGLTA; encoded by the coding sequence ATGGCTTTGGCTCTTGACGAACTCAACGCAACAACCCAGGAATGGTGGGAGAGTGGGGCCCAGGACATTTTTTATAAAGGTAACGTCCTGATCGGCACCATGCTCAAGGATGCCAAGAAATGGGACGGCGGCACGAAAATCCGCCAAGTCCTTGACTACGGGCAGCCCATGGGCGGTGACTTTAACGCGACCAGCGTATTCAACACCAACAAGGTCAGCACCATGACCGCAGCCACCTGGACCCCGGGCTATTACTACGAGCCGGTGGTCTATGACATCGACGACTCGGTGCAGAACGCCGGGATTGCCCAGGAAGTGGATATCGTCAACACGAAACTCAACAAGGCGGCGAAGCATATCCGCTACAACCTCGCCTACGACCTGTATAACTCCACCGGGTACGGCACCAGCGGCCGAAAGCTTGTGGGCCTGCTGGGCATGATCTCTGCCAGCGCCACCTACGGCAATATCGCCGTAGCCGATCTGGCCGAGTGGGTTGCCGGGTATGCCAATTCGACCGCAGCGCCCATCACCTTCAACATCGTGGACACCCTGCTGACGAACTGCATGGTGGGTGATGACGCCGGTGATGAGCCGAACCTGCTGGTGACCACCCGCACTATGTTCAGTTCCCTGCGTTCTCAAACCCTGCCGCACCTGCGCCTGGAACACGGCGACCTGGCCGACATGGGATTCAAGAACATCGACTACCTGGGCAATCCCATCGTGCGAGACTACATGTGCCCCGCCGGGTACCTGTTCGGCCTCAACAAGAACTACATGGGGTTCCGGGTCCACAAGGACTACAACTTCAAAAAGACCCCGTGGGAGAAGCCGATTGGCCAGGAAAAATATGCCATGTACATCGAAGTCGTCTTGCAGATGATCTGCAAGCGGCGCGACGCCCATGGC
- a CDS encoding FmdB family zinc ribbon protein: MPTYDYECPECGHRREVVCRIADRPKDLVCGKGGCPSLGEGPKCIGIMRQIIVAPAIQVDTIQDTPWLRDFARTRKEARFGGKPIETRTEYRQYMKDHNLRHCDGENLSQV, encoded by the coding sequence ATGCCGACATACGACTATGAGTGTCCCGAGTGCGGCCATCGCCGGGAAGTGGTTTGCCGGATAGCCGACCGTCCTAAAGACTTGGTTTGCGGTAAAGGTGGCTGTCCATCTTTGGGAGAGGGTCCTAAATGTATCGGCATCATGCGCCAGATCATCGTGGCTCCGGCTATTCAGGTCGATACCATCCAAGACACACCTTGGCTCCGGGACTTCGCCCGGACCCGCAAGGAGGCCCGCTTCGGTGGCAAGCCCATTGAAACCCGGACGGAGTACCGGCAGTACATGAAGGACCATAACTTACGCCACTGCGATGGGGAGAACTTGAGCCAGGTATGA
- a CDS encoding HNH endonuclease — translation MYIQAERLRELLEYNPNTGIFYWKEDRGNGRVGKVAGCLNSEGYWKIKVDLINYLAHRLAWFYMVGIWPKDQIDHINGTKTDNSWANLREATPTINTENVHKARKDNACGLLGVSYKKSCSSKHPWMSSIQVSGKRKRLGLFSTPEDAHIAYLKAKRELHAGYVPQVTII, via the coding sequence ATGTATATACAGGCCGAAAGATTGAGAGAACTCTTGGAATACAACCCTAATACAGGCATTTTTTATTGGAAAGAAGATAGGGGAAATGGACGCGTAGGCAAGGTGGCTGGATGTCTTAATTCCGAAGGTTATTGGAAAATTAAGGTAGATTTAATTAATTATCTTGCGCATAGGCTTGCATGGTTTTATATGGTAGGTATATGGCCAAAAGATCAAATAGATCATATCAACGGCACAAAAACAGACAATTCTTGGGCAAATCTACGGGAAGCAACTCCAACTATCAATACGGAAAATGTTCACAAAGCCAGAAAAGACAATGCTTGTGGACTATTAGGGGTTTCCTATAAGAAGAGTTGTAGTTCTAAACATCCTTGGATGTCGAGCATACAGGTTTCTGGTAAGCGCAAGCGCCTTGGTTTATTTTCTACTCCTGAAGATGCGCACATTGCTTACCTTAAAGCTAAGAGAGAATTACATGCGGGATATGTGCCACAGGTTACAATAATATGA